ATTCTCTACTACATGGCCATAAACTCGGTACAAGAAAAGAAGCTTAATATTGTGAGAGAGTCTAACCGGTTCTATGCTTGTTTCCCCTCTCTGCTGTAAACTTCACGCCCGTTGCGCGCCGCACGAAAACCATGGCAGCAACAGCTACAACAGCGGCTCCAACTGAGGCAATAATTGAACCCCAATTGAGATTCCCTTCCTCTTTCGTGACCCAACACTTAAGCTCCTTGCTCTTCTTGCCTTTCAACTCGGCAATAGCTCTCTTCAGCTCCCACAAGCCAGATTCCAACTCTTCCATCTCGCTTGTCATCTTCTCTGACCCTTTTAAGGCCTCGATTTCTTCCATCGCAGTCTTCAGATCAAGCAACTCAAAACTTCCCCTCTCCAACATCGCCTCCAAGATTTCAATTTCCTTGCACAGTTCTCGCGCTCCAATCTCTTCTTCTTCACCATCGTCACTCACATTGCcattttttatttcgttttcaggATCACCATCACTCCACTCCACGTTATCCACCGCATTACCCATATTTTCAAGCTTCTCCATACTTTCTTTCTTATCCGAAACTCGTTGACTCAGATTTAGGAGCTGACCCGCAAGATCAGAGTCTAGATCTTTAGAATCCTCGGTTTTTTCACATTTCTCGGTTTCTTCAATTCCGATCCCGATTTCTTTAAATTTAtcgttaattttccctatttCTAGCACTAAATCCAAAAACTCTTGTTCCAATTTCTTCTCTTTCAAAACCTCGCATCCTTTGATTTCTTTCACTTCCCCGAATTTCTCCAGTTCATCATCGTTGAACCCTTTCTGAAGCATCGACATTAGAACTTTCCGTTCAAGTTGTTCAATTTCACGAGTTAATTGAACTTCACGTTGGTTAAATGCTTCAATCCTACTCTTTAAAGACCTCAATTTATCTTTGTTTTCTAAATTGTAACGGTTCAATCGAGATACCTCGTGCCCTAGGCCCTGACATTGCTGATTCAGATCTAAAAGACAGGTTTCGATATTCAACCCATCGCAATCACCGCCTTCCTTCTCCGCCGTCTGATCATTGCGCGACGATGGGACGTCGACCATCACAGAGCTTCCCATTAGATTGACCAGACAGATTACCCAAAAGATATCAATTCAACATCTTCACTTCCAAGATGAAATTTCTACAAAATTTCTCGAATTGAAACGAAAAATTTACAAAAGAAAAAGGTATTGAAAAGCAGAAGAAATAGCTTAAGTTTAACGTAGTTAACTGAAGCTTTGACGCTGCTGGACGCTTTGATTGCAAACAAGGTGGAAGCTTTTTTTGCTGCGGATAGATAATTTGGGGGGAGACTGGACACAATTGTTTTGGCGCCTCAACGTAAGCAAGGGTGGCACATTATCGGGAGATATTTCAGGGTCAACTTTCAAGCGTGCAggcttttgattggctttatatttataaataaatataagataaATTACACTAGCAGTCATTCAACAACAGTCTCCTGAGTTTCATTTTAATCACAAATTAGTTGCTTATTAACATTTTTTGTCACAGGCTCAAGGGAATAACTGACGTGACCAATTAACTTGCACGTTGAACAAATAGTCAAAAggtcaaaaagaaaagaaaagatgattggactttctttatttctttcttcttctttttttcatctttctcttcatcttcttctccctCAATCTCTGTCTTCTTatgcttcttcttttcttttcttgttcttCTCTCCTTTCTCATCTTCTTTCTCCCTCAATCTCATCTTTTACCATCTCCTAAATTTGGGTCTTTTTTCTTTCAATCCGAATGTGCTCCCACCTACAGTTGTGATGCAAAGTGTTTAACACTAAGAAGACAGTGATAAAATTTACAAAcaactaaaaaaaattgagttgttgGGTGTTAGGGATGCAGGAAAAATACAATGTACTGCAACTACAAGGAAGCAATTCAGTAGGCACTCATGTACTATGGAATTTGAGGCATATGATAAATCCATTTTGGTTCTCAAGAACCAAGCCAACCAATTTTCAGCTTGGTTTCAACCATTGCAAATACAACTTTTGTTGGCTTTTTCTTTAGCTTTAACTTACCACTATATTCTTTTACACCCTTTTTGTCAATGACTAATTCTTGGGACAAAAGGGGCAAAAGGGACAACAGGCTTGGGTGTATTTATTTTCTCTACCATTATAGCTTGAGTGGTTAGAACTACCCCATAAACAGAGACAGCACTTTGTAAGGCCATaagacaaaaatgtcaaaatttaatCCAGTGATCTATCTAATAAGACCAAAAAGATAATGAAAAATCAATAGACAATAACTTCTCAATACATACAAATAGATGGTTGACTCCAAAACAAAGTCACATATTTTTGCTACAATATCAGTACTAATCTATTCATCTGAATCTTCCATTAAATCCTTTATTGTGTGAATCTGCTCTGACAAATGTATATAAGTTGCACCACCACCAGGTACTATCCCTTTCATCCGTGGCAGCAAATGTTGCATTCTTTGCATCTTCAATTCTTAGTTTATAGTCTTCAAGTTCTATCTCACTTTGTGCTCTTACCTACAGTTGTAATGCAAAGTGTTTAACAATTCTTAGTTTACAGTCTTCAAGTTTTATTGCAGAACAAAGCTCTTTCCATTTTCTCTTCTTATTTTCCTCTTCTTCTCcatttcttctcttatttttctttttctcttctttttctactACTCAAGGCTCTGAAATGGGTTTAGGGTTAAAAAAGGACTGTTTAAATCACAGCTAGTCCACCATTAAATGCCATGTCACTTTTCCGTTACGTTTGTAACGGAAAATAGTTAAAaagattgttttgttatttttcaaagttgagtgactgaaatgaaacacAGGTAATTGTTTTGTCAGCTACCTCAAAGTTAAGTGACTGTTGATgtaatttatcttatttttaaacatcaaataaataaaacattttaaaatataatcaattatgggtaaattacaaaaaaaaagtcgTCCAACTATGTcttttagtcactcaactaataattttttaatttaatcactcaattttgtgaaactaaatattttagtcactcttcTGTTAGTTGTTGTTGGATGAGTGATGGAAAACTGAAGCCTAATAACAAGTTTAGCCATCTAATGTTTAcgtattctattaatttgatctaaaatttaaaaagttcaaCAAATCTAATTCTCAATGTTTTCAAAACttgttaatttagttttaattctaaaaatttaaaaaaaatatattttaaaaaaataatttttttaaaatattcctAAATGTGACTCCAAAACTTGCTGAATAAGAAGAGTTAACACCAAGTCCATTTGTGTTATGCTAATTTTAAATTAGTGCCACCTTCACGACTATAGTAAAAACTCAAGCTAGCTTAAATCGAATTATCTAAGTGTCATATttagattaatataatattatttaattaaatttctctcaaaaaattaacaattttttaaactattacaaaacaattattttgaattttgcttattttaaaaatatacaaagaTCTAATCTTTGAGTAGAGAAAACAATGTAATGTGGAatctttcataaaataaaaaacctatGAAAAACATTTCACCTTGTTTTTCTCGACCTAGACAAGTCATCAGTAACTTTCAAGCTTTGGTAGTCCAAACAAGTCAATCCCAAAATCTAATCCAAGAACTAAAAATATGAGTCGAGCTAAACTAATGGAGATAACTTTGTCGATTCCATATCCCATAAGAATGTCCAACTTTATCTATCTTTAATATCCATCAATCcatttcatactttttttttgaatcatttaatatttttttcttttttcttttttctttttaagtttttaagtACATATGTTTTAGCtttttttattcataattatttatactttttatattttaaaaaaattatccaaaaaggaaatatttaatatttttccttttattttgaaaattttaaagttagaattaaattgataaatttcgtaaatgttgaaggttaagtttattgaattttttagaattagaattaattGATAAACTCTGTAAacattgagagctaaatttgttaaattttttagattaataCAATAAAAAGAGCTCACATTAGCTTTTTGTCACTCATCTAATGAAAACTACGGAAGAgttactaaaatatttaattttgaaaagttgagtaactaaatcgaaaaaattaataattgactaatcaaaatagaacaaaaaatatagttgagtgactattcttataatttaaccttttaattaattaagaagGAAATTAATATCTCATGTTTTATAtcctttttatattatttatttactataattttattttaaaagatgaGTCTAAATTGGACgaatctatttaaaattttatgacttactcatttattcattttagtaTATTTCAATACATTCATacatttatgtttatatatatatattgtgatttcatattttaattatttttctttaaattattgcttactttgtataatttattagagtgattaaatttaattctaaattcatTTTACTTGAAAATGAAATCGTCTCATTGTACATCGTAACTTGCCGCGAGAGGCAAGGTAGGAAAGGGGTCCAGATAAACTTCCAAGGAGCCCCTCATCCACTGCCAAAGAATATAAgcatatcatatcatatttccTCCCACCAACAAATTACTACTTCAACAATGTAGCATTTTCAAAAAGAATAAGCAGCAAAACAGAAAGCAAGCAAGAATCTGAGGGGTTTCTTCCATGCCTTGCATTCACCATGAAGCATCCTCTTTACAACCCTACAAATCCCCCCCTTTGGAACAAGAAGCTAGCATTTGCAAGAAAAGAACCAAACCCCTCGTTTGACGCCATATATATTACCTTCTCATACGCACAAATCACATGTACTTGTCATAATCTTTCTTGGTCTCTTTTTTCCCCTTCTGTTAGCAACTtctaatctttaaaatcatcagAAAAAAGGCAGGCAATGGCCAATAATCAAATGCAACCCGTGGCTGGTCTGcttttgttccttaatttctGCATGTATGTCATTGTTTTGGGGATTGGTGGATGGGCCGTCAATAAAGCCATCGATCATGGTTTTATCATTGGTATGTCACCATCCTTGTATTTGCCTCTATCCATAACCCTCCTTTTATTGCAAGTAAATACTAGTGTTAGGATAGAATATAATGTATTCCTacggttttattttttttagtgggATTCTTTATGTGACACCTACATGCAGGACCTGGCTTTGAGCTTCCCGCGCATTTCTCACCCATTTACTTCCCCATGGGAAATGCTGCCACTGGATTCTTCGTGACATTTGCTATGCTAGCCGGAGTTGTCGGTGTAGCATCTGCCATTGCTGGCATTAACCATATCCGTTCATGGCATGCCAGTAGCTTACCGTCAGCAGCTTCGGTTGCGGGCGTTGCTTGGACCCTTACTCTACTTGCCATGGGGTCAGACACCCTCTTAACTCTTGCCATCTTCAGATACTAGCTTTTAACATCCAATCTAAAGTTGAAAAATATCCAACCCTTCGTTTCTAAACTAACCTGAAAATTTTCTTTCGCAGATTTGCCTGCAAACAGATTGACCTTGAAATCAGGAATGCTCGTCTGGTAAGAATGAACTTCACTACTCACCCAATTAAAACCTCTATCACATCTTATTCCTTGAAAGAAATTgcaacatatatatgtatgtaaatcTGTTGGCTAAAGAGAATGATTTCTTATTTTGCAGAGAACAATGGAAGCATTTATAATCATTCTTACAGTTACACAGCTTTTCTACATAGCAGCGATTCACGGTGGCGCTTAAACGATATATGTTGAAAACATGGTTAAATGCTCCGTGATTGCGTCttcattttatatcttttatcgCCATGAATTTTTCTCTTTTGTATTCATTTGATTCTTTAGATGTAATTGGTGTGTGATACAATTGGACTTTTACATCAACTTGTAAAATCTTCTGGTGCAATAACAAGATTTCATCAATCTCCCAATGCTTCTTTATCTTTGATGTCCAACCAGTAAAGTGACATTCTTCACATACTAGGTTAATTCGATTAAGTTTATTGAGTTTCGAGTTTCATATTAATTAATCCCAAAGAACGGCTAGGTTTCCGGTTCCAAAACAAAGCAATGGTTACTCAAGAACATTTTTCTCCTCAAGGCAGCACTAATCAAAGAAACTAATCTTCAATCATGTACAATCCATGATTATAGAGTAGTAGTATTTAACACCTCTTATGATTTTAGCTAAGAAACACTAACCATAAATTTGCTGTGAAAGAAACAGAGACAAAATTCAGAATATCGGCACTGACAAAGCAACCATGCTGAAATTACACTCAAAAGCCTAGGTATTCTTTAACGAAACTAGTCCACACAGTTTGGAACAAGAACTAAATAACCTAGCTAAGAAACTATGCCGCAAAAGTGACAATAAAAGAATGTAATCAAAGCTAGGAACCAACAACTAGCAACTATCAGCATTCACAGTATAACTACGACAAAATTTCATTACTGTTTTTCTAGCTAGGTCTGATGCcccttattcttaaaaaaaagaaaagaaaacaaatcgAGCCTTAAAATGAAATAGACGTATAGAAACCAAACCCTTTGTGACTTTGACGAATTGCCAAGTCTACTGAAGCCCCATGAACCGATGGTTCTGCATTAAAAAGAAACCGAACAATATATCAGGCACATGACTCAGCTTTATGTTAAGTTATGCAAGGGGGTAATGACAGAGCCACTGATcaagtttttcttctttttatttttttgtttttttaacatgGCACAATATATCCGTATCAAACACCAATAATTAAGTTGACCAAGATATTTTCCCCAGTTGACACTAGAAATTGGAATGCTGTACACATATAGACATCCAATCATTTATATGGAACTTCTAAGTTGGAAATGGAGGGGAGGTCAAAATACAATTGCCCTTGGCAGATGATCCTTAATTCCATAAGGGAGGCAATTAATTACAGACATAGCCTTCAGCATATTATGCAAAGCCAAATTTTGCCAAGTTTTCTAGAGGATAATTGAAGAAAATGAGCGTATCAATTGAACATGCTACCATATGATGTTTCATCATTCATCAAGCCTATTTGGATCAACCTGGATAATTGGTGATTACTATAATAATGAAgccagaaagaaaaagaaaaacatgcACACGcagagagagaaaaatcaaggcCATTGAAGAAGATTGTAAAAGAATGCCAGATAGTTGAAGAACAACCATACGATATGAGAAGCAATAAGTTCCAGATATCAAGATGCAGTTACATAATCCTAGTATTCTCATGTGAGCACACACGAGGATATGAGCTACAGAGCATATCTTAATATGAAGTACTGCAAACTGTAAAGGAAAGTATACTGCACTTATTAAATTCAATGGATAAATCAAACCTGCAATTATCTCCCAGATCCAGTAAGAACATCAAGCAATCCGCAGCAACTGAACAACGAGGTTCTTTGCACCACTGGTGGAGTCGAAGCAACAAGACGCTTGGGAACCAATGcagcaaataaaaaagaaaaaccattaaGTCAActtaaataaagaattttaaaCCCGCAACTTTAGAAAATAATAGGAGCAAAGATATACCTGCTTTTCAGAATGATCATGGGACTCAAGATGTTGGGGATTTTCCACCATAGTACTACTTTCAGCAGTAGAAGTAGCAGCGGATGATacattttttccttcattttctccCAACTCAACCTGAGAGACACCATTTGAAGAAGGCAATAATTTCTCTTCACTTTCCTTCAACCCTGGTTCAACTACAACAGACACTGATTTGTTTGCAGAAACTTCTGCAGCATGATCCAGTTCCTCTGGCACATATAACCCACTTTTTACCAAATTGTCAACGTTAGCAGTTTCAACTGCAGAATTACTATCAACATTTCCGACTGCTTCATTCTCAACCAACTTCAGGACTTCTTCAGATTTAACAGTAGCCAGCTTATCCTCATTGCCATATGCAGTCGCTTCAGAAACAAAATTATAGGCTTCTTCCTTAGAATTCTTCTGAGAGGCTTGAGATTCATCATCTGAACTGCTCCTGCTACTGCTGCTACTAGAGCTCTTCTCATGCTTAATGTGCCGAATGGCGACAAGCGTGCTCTCAAGATCCTCCTTAGGTCCCGACTCATTTTCAACTTTAACAGAGAAAACATCATCTGATCTCGATATCTCAGAGCTTTCTGCATCTCTATTGGCTTCTTCCACAGACTTGTCCTCAGTTACATGCGATTGAACAGGTGAAGCCcctctttttccttcttcttccttctcATTGAATGGATGCTGGTGATTGGGGTCGCCCTGAGATGCGGGGGAACCAACATCGCCACCGTCACTTTCTCTTTCATCTTGGCTTCTTTGATCCCCATTTCCTAGCACCATTTGGTAAAATCAGAATAGTTCTAATCACTAAGCAAACAGCAAGTCTACCAACACCCACTAGAAATGACCGAAATAAACACTATAGAAAAACCGAGTGAAAATTCTAAATTGATTAAGCGAAATTATCTCCGAtgattttccatgaaaactaacttaaaaagaaaaaccatGAACACATGGCAATTAAAACCAAGAAAAAATAAAACGCACAGGACTATAACTTGAGAAATGATAGAGAAGAATTCGGGATCCAGTTCATTAATAGCAGGAACTAAGGTAAAAAACAAGAAAATCTcggaaaaggaaaaaagaaaagaaaatatcataaaGTAAACAGGAAGTGATTAAAGAATGACAATCCCAATGAAAAGCAACCGAATCTATTAATCAAGGGTAAGAACTAGAAAATTAACACTATTAGCTATGAAACCTTCAAAGCAAGCTGATTTACTTTAATAAATCTCCAAAAACAGTAAATCCAGAAATGAATAGCATCGACAGATGGATAATCaaatcaagattcaaccaaaacgACTtctcattaataaaaaaaaaaggaaaataccCATCATCattaaagagaaaaagaaaacccaaaaacaaagattCCATAGAAAAGCAAAGCAAAATACCATGTGGGTTGTTGTTAGTTGATGAATTGGTGTTGTTGGTTGCTTGTTCCTTCTTTTTCTTAGCCGCTTTTCTCTTCTTAGAACCTGATGGCATGATTGATGATGATTCCCCCCCTTCTCTTTTTTCTCCTTCACAGATCGTGTGGGGTGTCCCGAAtatcccctctctctctctctctctctctctctctctctctctctctgtgcCTATTTGGCTGCTCTCACTCACTGTGAACTATCCTACCTGTATAATACacagtaaatattaatattttgtaGCTGTGGTGGCAAAACCCAAAGCGTAATTGGTTGCTAGTGCTACAATTCAGATTCTGCTTCAAGCAACGCTCTTTGCATTCTCTCTTTGATGATTAAAACATTTTGTCCTTCATTAACTTGTTTTTATTCTGTGCTTTGCTAAAATGGGACTTTTTATTTTATGGCAGCTACAACGAATAAGTGACGTTTTTTAATTGCGCCATTATTTCattactattcatttatttatttatttatagccACATGATTTTTGTTagtatactatttttatttttattttgtttgcattTTTTGGGGGATTTTTGGTATGTGAACGGAATGGGATTGTTTCTCTAAATCtggacttttttttataaaatacacGGGATTGATGGGCCCATAGAGGGTACTTCTGCGGTATATTTGAGAAATGAAAATGGCTTGAAatcatgaaattttgaaaataagtggTACAGGTATTCATGTATGCAGTGTAACATTTCTTGAATTAGATATAAGAAAATAATTGTAcctttcaaatatattaaaaagggtTTATTATagttttagtccttttatttttttgacttaatataacatttgacacttaaacttgacatttttttcctaatttgattATGACTCAGTTTATTACTTGAACTGGACATTTTTCCTAATTTGCTACCTAAGCTTTGTTTGGTCCGATTTATTACCTAAACTTGAtctttttttaggtttaatttagTACTCAAAACTTGTTAAATGATATTAACCCAAAACACTAACGGTGTTAAAAAAATCGTGTTAtgctataaaaatattattagtattaaaggAAATTCGTGTTAAAAAATTATACACTGAGCTATACTTAACAAATTAATATTGAATAAGAAAACATGAgttttaaaatccaaaataaaataatttcattattttaaattaaaatgaaataaataaaataaactaaaagtaattgaacatttaaaatacaaaaaaaatattaggtCATTTGCTACATCTCAGtcatacattaattatttttgttacctcaaaaaaataacattattagtCCATTTGAGTAAATTGTATGACAAATTCGTGTATCAAATCGGATAAAAAATAGATACCATATTAAAAGAAAGAATCAAATTTAgataccaaatattatattaaacctcCTTTTAATGATATTATTAATTCAAACTATTAAATTGATGACAGTGTTAATAATGCTGAAAAATTcacttattaataatatataaaattataaaattataaaattaaataaattaaattatgtgaaattcaaATATAGCAATTAAACTTATATAAAAGTTAGAAAGTTAAATACTGTTCTACTCGGATCCAAATAAACCGTTAGTTGCCAATGAAACTATTGACGGTGTGATAAAGTTATAATTTATTAGTATCATAAATCAAAATACGATTTAAAATAAAGAGGTCAGTGGTCACGTGGTTTTGGGATTAATTTATGGGGGACTTCAGTCACCAAAGCATCAAAATGTGTTGGTTGATTTGGGATCAGATCAGAAATAAAGTGGACGATCTGACTTTCTAATTTCTAGTTTTGTACTTGCTGAGTGTGAAcaagaatattataaaattaagatGATTGGTTGAATTTCGGCATAGAGAGGTTTTTTTTactttctaaaatttatggatttagtcctcataatttaatttaattaattttaatctttatatttttgaattggtCAGTTTTAGTTGTTATCTTTTCGCATTTTTGA
The sequence above is drawn from the Gossypium hirsutum isolate 1008001.06 chromosome A05, Gossypium_hirsutum_v2.1, whole genome shotgun sequence genome and encodes:
- the LOC107951008 gene encoding uncharacterized protein isoform X2, coding for MVDVPSSRNDQTAEKEGGDCDGLNIETCLLDLNQQCQGLGHEVSRLNRYNLENKDKLRSLKSRIEAFNQREVQLTREIEQLERKVLMSMLQKGFNDDELEKFGEVKEIKGCEVLKEKKLEQEFLDLVLEIGKINDKFKEIGIGIEETEKCEKTEDSKDLDSDLAGQLLNLSQRVSDKKESMEKLENMGNAVDNVEWSDGDPENEIKNGNVSDDGEEEEIGARELCKEIEILEAMLERGSFELLDLKTAMEEIEALKGSEKMTSEMEELESGLWELKRAIAELKGKKSKELKCWVTKEEGNLNWGSIIASVGAAVVAVAAMVFVRRATGVKFTAERGNKHRTG
- the LOC107951011 gene encoding membrane protein PM19L; the encoded protein is MANNQMQPVAGLLLFLNFCMYVIVLGIGGWAVNKAIDHGFIIGPGFELPAHFSPIYFPMGNAATGFFVTFAMLAGVVGVASAIAGINHIRSWHASSLPSAASVAGVAWTLTLLAMGFACKQIDLEIRNARLRTMEAFIIILTVTQLFYIAAIHGGA
- the LOC107951008 gene encoding uncharacterized protein isoform X1 encodes the protein MGSSVMVDVPSSRNDQTAEKEGGDCDGLNIETCLLDLNQQCQGLGHEVSRLNRYNLENKDKLRSLKSRIEAFNQREVQLTREIEQLERKVLMSMLQKGFNDDELEKFGEVKEIKGCEVLKEKKLEQEFLDLVLEIGKINDKFKEIGIGIEETEKCEKTEDSKDLDSDLAGQLLNLSQRVSDKKESMEKLENMGNAVDNVEWSDGDPENEIKNGNVSDDGEEEEIGARELCKEIEILEAMLERGSFELLDLKTAMEEIEALKGSEKMTSEMEELESGLWELKRAIAELKGKKSKELKCWVTKEEGNLNWGSIIASVGAAVVAVAAMVFVRRATGVKFTAERGNKHRTG
- the LOC107951010 gene encoding uncharacterized protein, translated to MPSGSKKRKAAKKKKEQATNNTNSSTNNNPHGNGDQRSQDERESDGGDVGSPASQGDPNHQHPFNEKEEEGKRGASPVQSHVTEDKSVEEANRDAESSEISRSDDVFSVKVENESGPKEDLESTLVAIRHIKHEKSSSSSSSRSSSDDESQASQKNSKEEAYNFVSEATAYGNEDKLATVKSEEVLKLVENEAVGNVDSNSAVETANVDNLVKSGLYVPEELDHAAEVSANKSVSVVVEPGLKESEEKLLPSSNGVSQVELGENEGKNVSSAATSTAESSTMVENPQHLESHDHSEKQRLVASTPPVVQRTSLFSCCGLLDVLTGSGR